Within the Salvia hispanica cultivar TCC Black 2014 chromosome 4, UniMelb_Shisp_WGS_1.0, whole genome shotgun sequence genome, the region TGAACCTATCTGAAGTGGCTATGTCATGTATTgttaacgaattcgggtcccagtagggccgcaaaccctgcTCGGATTGGTGTACACCTAGTAGATCGTGCGCTATCTCATtggagttggccggtctagtgacttggttcGTGGCCAcgttccttgtcatgtagtttagatatggtgatggtgatATGGATGGTAAATGGTTGCAACCgaattttatgtgaaaatgtttttagtgACTTGGGTTCTTTCCAATTAAAACCCCCAAGATCACTCGTTATGGCTTGACAAACTGAATTtggcatgtgtccactgagtgcatcaagtactcagccttgtatatttgtttttcttaatgtGCAGATTGAGCGACAACAGGCGTGGAGGATGTTGAGCAAAATTTATGGATTATTTATTGTCTTGCTTAGAATTGTTGGATatgtcgtgtcttcatactcGGCATTTTCCGTGTCTTGAACGCTTCCGCTAAGTGCATTTTCTTTCTTAGAACTGTCTTGTCATTGAGAATCAAACTCTTTTCAAAAATTGTTTACGCTCCAGTCTTTATTTTCTTAGAGTTGGTACTTTATGTTGTTTTCTAAGTTATTTCagttattcaaatattttggtcaaataTGTATGTCTCCCCTTTTCTTCTCCGTTTCTTTAATCCCCTCCTAGTCGCGATCAACCAtattttctatccttagaaaatacgggattttctatccttagaaaatacGGGTGTGACaccttttgaatttttttgcttaatttatcattatgaACTGAGAAAAGATTTATCTATATCTCATCTCCTATTCTCATCTCTATTCATTTCCTTTCCCTCCCTTACGTCAGGATGAACTTGAATTCTTCTAGCCATAACATTCATAACAAATGCGGCTTTTGGAGAAAGATAAAATCATTCGCatagaaattataataaaaataggtagacaattaataaaatctcttacataaacaaaataaattacacaACTCTTGTTAAGTACGTCATTATATCTTTATCAAGAAAAGATAGTAAAAAGTTGTTAGAATTTTTTGAGAATATAGTAATTGGTTTgagttaaaatgacaacaccttttaaagtgacactgtgacacTATGTATTCAGCAATactataaacgctacacaacaatagtataaacgctagacaacaatctatacattggatattgttggctgagaaaaattgttgtatagtgtattGGATATCGTTGGCcgagaaaatttacccttgagcatATTTTATGATTGGCTAGGTACGGTGGTAtagtgttactttaagagatattgtcattttaatgcATCCCTATAGTAATTTTgtggaattgaatttattattcctCGGAGTTCTAAGATATTGAATCAATCcatttaaatattgttattcAACGTTGTTGATATATAGGGATTACTAGGTTCTTAATCGATTATAGAatcaatttttggttttgcatTTGAAATCATTAGATTCGATTTTGCTCATGTTGATGTTGAGACTCAGGCTGGTCATATGTGTATGACCATTTTTGGTTTGGATTGGGCTCTCATCGGACGAGCCCGTATCAGATTAACTCTTAGTAATCCATAACAGCAACGTCGCAGGATGGACACATAACCCATTTAAAGATGTAATATTAAAACATTACGAAGTTAATTATATAAGAACTAAACATCgtcattttctctttcctaaAGATTATCTCATagttctctctattttaattatttaattgcaaAATGTATAAagttaaaagtaattttacgAGTATTAAAACGATATCATATTTGCATATGTTCACgtgaagaaattttttaatattgttttccATGTTAATATGCTTGAGAATGATGATATTCAAAGTATTGTATAATGAGATTATTTAAGTTTGATACAAAAACTACGTTTTCCAGACAAGGATTCATCAAGCAATTGTAGAagagaattttgaatttgaaggtacagaaagaaaaagtagcaAGTAGTCGTAGTAACTCAGTTATACCATGTCAGGTCTTTGGGGAAGCAAAAGATTGTAGAACTTATCGTGCAAGAAGAAATGCTTCCCCTTGTTAACGACCGCCTTCTTCCATCCACACCACCCGCCATTCACTATCTTCTTCAGGTCCTCGTTGCCTGTGTAGTGAGGGTCGAGTATGAGAAACGCACATTCTCCACTTGTTTCATTGTAGTCGACCCCCAATAGCGTATAAGCCAAAACCCCTCCTCCTGCAGATACGGTAATAGCTCAGAGCCGTATTCttgtaacaaaaataattagctTGTGAAATTAGTTTCTAACCAATCATGATGGGAGTGCCTTGTGTCTCAAAATGCAAGGCGAGCTCCCTGCATTTCTCCGGGAGCTCAGATCCGGACCTCACGTTGATGACTTTGCAACTGACCTGTTAAGAATGGGATTTCATAGTTTGAGTTTACAAACCGATCAATGCATAAGCAAATGCCTTGTAATGAAAGTGTAACAAGGTTCAGACAGGGGAATAGTTTAGGGAACAACTATGTATTAGTTTCTAGCACAAAGAAggaaaagaaagatgaatactTACACCAAGTAGCTTGTCCAAAACAAAACTTAACTCGATGGCACCAATCCATTCACGTGACCCAATGAAGGAAGGGTCCTTATCACCAATCTCGACTAAAGACTGCTGTATTTCtctgaaattttatttatgagatAAATTGGAACTTTGATATGCGGTGAGGCATATATATGAGCACAATTCTTTTTGTGTTTTCCTTGACAGAAGTTATCGAGAAAATATGGTATCAGTCAACTCATTTACTAAACCAGGTATGAAATACTTGCAACCACAAATAATTCCGTCTTTTAGAATCCGATTAACGTTTCACACAATCCTGCTCTTTTCCTCTATGAAACGTTTGTAGATGGTTTCTATTCATAGgaataaagaaatatataaCCAAAAAAACCCTTAGTGAGTAGTAACTTGCTGCAGAACAGGGTTTTCGAGCCGGGAAAAGGTGCAAGCGTAGCATGTTGGAAATCAGTTAGGGGGTATTTACTTTGAATATTAGGATGAAtagataaattaatctaaGCTAATTCACCATTTACTTTGATGGACTGATTAATTATGAGCTTGCTTGACCATCTTATC harbors:
- the LOC125223021 gene encoding probable Ufm1-specific protease, which codes for MPPGFLHPITVMYELSYGETEMKQVEARRSLHLRLGLPFDRPLLRIANAINLSPIQDSTRGKSNPKVGSSLLKDVHHGIPSSGVSGGHVSLIQGSYEYYHYLQDGFDDSGWGCAYRSLQTIVSWFKQQHYTSIDVPSHREIQQSLVEIGDKDPSFIGSREWIGAIELSFVLDKLLGVSCKVINVRSGSELPEKCRELALHFETQGTPIMIGGGVLAYTLLGVDYNETSGECAFLILDPHYTGNEDLKKIVNGGWCGWKKAVVNKGKHFFLHDKFYNLLLPQRPDMV